The following proteins are co-located in the Quadrisphaera sp. RL12-1S genome:
- a CDS encoding ATP-binding cassette domain-containing protein — translation MREHAPLTWRRLSGWGSTVALALAVLAAVAETIGTVVAGSLADGPTTPAVALLAVLLVGSAVLDMVGRTGFSTVVGRAEGQLRSDLLDAALRQPLTALESQGVGELLDRVDDDTRQLAQLVRQTGWQLGRALLRSVLAWVVAGLTFWPAWFAFPLVAALAYAWVHKLTPVVAARKTEEELAWSDSATQLEESVAGRDDVRTSLGQAHVLAQFSARSAEVLRRCARTCRAATAVGLRTGLVLHALLAALALAGVWLVTGGQLGLPLLITQWLLVTTFVGRLGEVANHLPEVQEGLGALTRIRSLMAAEREPADGAPVPAATGDPVRDGVEVRGLRFTYGEGFTLAIDSLVVPAGTSCAVVGRSGAGKSTFAKLLSRAVEPPPGTVLVSGQDVVATELGSLRRAVGVVTQRTEVLAATLADNITLFAPVPRERVERALADLGISEWVASLPDGLDTRLGASGATLSAGEEQLVAFARLLVRDVRVVVLDEATARMDPQTEQLVTRASQRLLAGRTGVVIAHRLSTTRWCDAVAVLDSGRLVQHGPRAALATTIGPFRDLLVASGTERPRGTEPATTTSAAGVSGSATAVLLAPAAASSALVTRRERRDPRPVPPAPRPSLARHVAKLLVVHPQWGLVGTFAFLAVTMLGAYGALTGWAWGQLVVALGSGGRPWALAVLAATCLLLTPVGIALAFRVYPMWWSAATLRLRLAVLRGQTEQRRLRRTPPGEVAARALDSDRLIIYVDRWVDVFIGAAAVLATGLFNASPTASLVAGGVLALSALTAAAGAPAAGRAGRAAGDERARFGKELVSTLEAVRTVKLAAAVPAVQGHLQVVDARRVEASVREQRIRSLLEGVPGVLVQVGVVTAWVLFLTGVWGLGTALAVSTAVSGFGWFGIVAGAAVVEMPIARTWLRAASELSGRADLVVLPPSVDLVTGAAPAPEPAGRVALRRLQLEGVTAVHDDGTVGVRDVSLSVAAGSLVLLVGRVGSGKSSLLSALVGLVDHEGAIRWNDIEVGDPQLFLRPGQVAHVAQVPRVLSGTFTDNVTLGHDRGSVSLGSALRDARLDRDVREAGGTGALVGHRGVRLSGGQVQRLALARALATEAELVVADDVSSALDAKTELELWSALRERGATVVGCSAKRSALALADVVVVLEDGEVAATGPWAELSEEWGHLAG, via the coding sequence GTGCGCGAGCACGCGCCGCTGACGTGGCGCCGCCTGTCCGGCTGGGGCAGCACCGTCGCCCTGGCGCTCGCCGTGCTCGCCGCGGTGGCCGAGACGATCGGCACGGTGGTCGCCGGGTCCCTCGCCGACGGCCCCACCACCCCCGCGGTGGCGCTGCTCGCCGTGCTGCTCGTCGGCTCCGCCGTGCTCGACATGGTCGGCCGCACGGGCTTCTCCACCGTCGTCGGCCGCGCCGAGGGCCAGCTGCGCTCGGACCTGCTCGACGCCGCCCTGCGCCAGCCGCTGACCGCCCTGGAGTCCCAGGGCGTCGGCGAGCTGCTCGACAGGGTCGACGACGACACCCGCCAGCTCGCCCAGCTGGTCCGCCAGACCGGCTGGCAGCTGGGCCGCGCGCTGCTGCGCTCCGTGCTCGCCTGGGTGGTCGCGGGGCTGACGTTCTGGCCCGCGTGGTTCGCGTTCCCGCTGGTCGCGGCGCTGGCGTACGCGTGGGTGCACAAGCTCACCCCGGTGGTCGCCGCGCGCAAGACCGAGGAGGAGCTCGCCTGGTCGGACTCCGCCACCCAGCTGGAGGAGTCCGTCGCCGGCCGCGACGACGTCCGCACCTCCCTGGGCCAGGCGCACGTGCTCGCCCAGTTCTCCGCGCGCTCGGCGGAGGTCCTGCGCCGCTGCGCCCGCACCTGCCGCGCCGCCACCGCCGTCGGCCTGCGCACCGGCCTCGTGCTGCACGCGCTGCTCGCCGCCCTCGCCCTCGCGGGCGTGTGGCTGGTCACCGGCGGCCAGCTGGGGCTCCCGCTGCTCATCACGCAGTGGCTGCTCGTCACCACGTTCGTGGGCCGCCTCGGGGAGGTGGCCAACCACCTGCCCGAGGTGCAGGAGGGCCTGGGGGCGCTGACCCGCATCCGCTCGCTCATGGCCGCCGAGCGCGAGCCCGCCGACGGCGCGCCCGTGCCCGCCGCGACCGGCGACCCGGTGCGCGACGGCGTGGAGGTGCGCGGCCTGCGCTTCACCTACGGCGAGGGCTTCACCCTGGCGATCGACTCGCTCGTGGTGCCCGCCGGCACGTCGTGCGCGGTGGTCGGGCGCAGCGGCGCGGGCAAGTCGACCTTCGCCAAGCTGCTCTCCCGCGCCGTGGAGCCGCCGCCGGGCACCGTGCTGGTCTCCGGCCAGGACGTCGTGGCCACCGAGCTCGGCTCGCTGCGCCGCGCCGTCGGCGTGGTCACCCAGCGCACCGAGGTGCTCGCGGCCACGCTCGCGGACAACATCACCCTCTTCGCCCCCGTCCCGCGCGAGCGCGTGGAGCGCGCCCTGGCCGACCTCGGCATCAGCGAGTGGGTCGCCTCCCTGCCGGACGGGCTCGACACCCGCCTGGGCGCCTCCGGCGCCACGCTGAGCGCGGGGGAGGAGCAGCTGGTCGCCTTCGCCCGCCTGCTCGTGCGCGACGTGCGCGTCGTCGTCCTCGACGAGGCCACCGCCCGCATGGACCCCCAGACCGAGCAGCTGGTCACCCGCGCCTCCCAGCGCCTGCTCGCCGGACGCACCGGTGTGGTCATCGCCCACCGCCTATCCACCACCCGCTGGTGCGACGCGGTGGCCGTGCTCGACTCCGGCCGCCTCGTGCAGCACGGACCCCGCGCTGCGCTGGCCACCACGATCGGGCCGTTCCGCGACCTCCTCGTGGCCTCCGGCACCGAGCGCCCCCGCGGCACGGAGCCGGCGACGACGACGAGCGCGGCCGGCGTCAGCGGCTCCGCGACGGCCGTGCTCCTGGCTCCCGCGGCGGCGTCGTCCGCGCTCGTGACCCGGCGCGAGCGCCGCGACCCGCGCCCGGTGCCTCCGGCTCCCCGCCCGAGCCTGGCGCGGCACGTGGCGAAGCTGCTCGTGGTGCACCCGCAGTGGGGCCTGGTCGGCACCTTCGCCTTCCTGGCCGTCACGATGCTCGGCGCCTACGGCGCGCTCACCGGGTGGGCCTGGGGGCAGCTGGTGGTGGCGCTGGGGTCCGGCGGGCGGCCGTGGGCGCTCGCCGTGCTCGCGGCCACCTGCCTGCTGCTCACCCCCGTGGGCATCGCGCTCGCCTTCCGCGTCTACCCGATGTGGTGGTCGGCGGCCACGCTGCGGCTGCGCCTGGCGGTGCTGCGCGGCCAGACCGAGCAGCGCCGCCTGCGCCGCACGCCCCCCGGCGAGGTGGCCGCGCGCGCCCTCGACAGCGACCGCCTCATCATCTACGTGGACCGCTGGGTCGACGTCTTCATCGGCGCGGCCGCGGTGCTCGCCACCGGCCTGTTCAACGCCAGCCCCACGGCGTCGCTGGTCGCCGGCGGGGTGCTGGCGCTGTCGGCGCTGACCGCCGCCGCGGGAGCCCCCGCCGCCGGCCGCGCCGGGCGGGCGGCCGGCGACGAGCGCGCCCGCTTCGGCAAGGAGCTGGTGAGCACCCTCGAGGCCGTCCGCACGGTCAAGCTGGCCGCGGCCGTCCCCGCCGTCCAGGGGCACCTGCAGGTGGTCGACGCGCGCCGCGTCGAGGCCAGCGTGCGCGAGCAGCGCATCCGCAGCCTCCTCGAGGGCGTCCCCGGCGTGCTCGTGCAGGTCGGCGTGGTCACCGCCTGGGTGCTGTTCCTCACCGGGGTGTGGGGCCTGGGCACCGCGCTGGCGGTCTCGACGGCCGTCTCGGGCTTCGGGTGGTTCGGCATCGTGGCGGGCGCCGCGGTGGTGGAGATGCCCATCGCCCGGACCTGGCTGCGCGCCGCCAGCGAGCTGTCGGGGCGCGCGGACCTCGTGGTGCTGCCGCCGTCGGTGGACCTCGTCACGGGAGCGGCCCCCGCGCCCGAGCCCGCCGGCCGGGTGGCGCTGCGGCGGCTGCAGCTCGAGGGCGTCACCGCGGTCCACGACGACGGCACCGTCGGCGTGCGCGACGTGTCGCTGTCGGTGGCGGCCGGGTCGCTGGTGCTGCTGGTCGGCCGGGTGGGCTCGGGCAAGTCCAGCCTGCTGTCGGCGCTGGTCGGCCTGGTCGACCACGAGGGCGCCATCCGCTGGAACGACATCGAGGTCGGCGACCCGCAGCTGTTCCTGCGCCCCGGCCAGGTCGCGCACGTCGCGCAGGTCCCGCGGGTGCTCTCGGGCACCTTCACCGACAACGTCACCCTCGGGCACGACAGGGGCTCGGTGAGCCTGGGCAGCGCCCTCCGCGACGCCCGGCTCGACCGCGACGTCCGCGAGGCCGGGGGCACCGGCGCGCTGGTCGGTCACCGCGGCGTGCGGCTGTCCGGCGGGCAGGTGCAGCGGCTCGCGCTCGCGCGGGCGCTGGCCACCGAGGCCGAGCTCGTCGTCGCCGACGACGTCTCCTCCGCGCTGGACGCCAAGACCGAGCTGGAGCTGTGGTCGGCGCTGCGCGAGCGGGGCGCCACCGTGGTGGGCTGCAGCGCCAAGCGCAGCGCCCTCGCGCTGGCCGACGTCGTCGTCGTCCTCGAGGACGGCGAGGTGGCGGCCACCGGGCCCTGGGCGGAGCTGTCCGAGGAGTGGGGCCACCTCGCCGGGTGA
- a CDS encoding class I SAM-dependent methyltransferase: MALVELAEATGALRAALLDEGFVRATAAGRRRGVEVPQDAPERVEVRPVLLRGARHAQVTERTGPVVRTRNLRVQAPLGPADDAALDALLALPFATWHAETAAGAVQVQVTKKGLATVGRSAAAAAGPTAGAAGALANDRAKQHLLDPDDPLFAVLGAGGDKRRQVDAFLRQLSAALPDDLASDRPLRVVDLGCGNAYLTLAAQRWLAGRPAGARTVGVELRADLVQRSTERAAAAGVDGLTFTAGTIADADPTPLLGGPPDVVLALHACDTATDDALARAVAWGSPVVLAAPCCHRDVQRQLVAAGAGTASSSLPAAQDALVSSPILRERFADVLTDSLRAAALRAHGYRTDVVEFVDSRHTPRNALLRAVRPARPEPPAAREAAQRELEELAASWSVRPVIADRLAP, translated from the coding sequence ATGGCGCTGGTCGAGCTGGCCGAAGCCACGGGCGCCCTGCGCGCCGCGCTCCTCGACGAGGGGTTCGTGCGGGCCACCGCCGCGGGCCGGCGGCGCGGCGTCGAGGTCCCCCAGGACGCGCCGGAGCGCGTCGAGGTGCGCCCGGTGCTGCTGCGCGGCGCGCGGCACGCCCAGGTCACCGAGCGCACCGGCCCGGTGGTGCGCACCCGCAACCTGCGCGTCCAGGCCCCCCTCGGACCCGCCGACGACGCTGCCCTCGACGCGCTGCTGGCGCTGCCCTTCGCCACCTGGCACGCCGAGACGGCCGCCGGCGCGGTGCAGGTGCAGGTCACCAAGAAGGGCCTGGCGACCGTCGGTCGCAGCGCCGCCGCTGCTGCCGGGCCCACCGCTGGTGCGGCGGGGGCGCTCGCCAACGACCGCGCCAAGCAGCACCTGCTCGACCCCGACGACCCGCTCTTCGCGGTGCTGGGCGCCGGCGGCGACAAGCGCCGCCAGGTCGACGCCTTCCTGCGCCAGCTGTCGGCGGCCCTCCCCGACGACCTGGCCTCCGACAGGCCGCTGCGCGTGGTCGACCTCGGGTGCGGCAACGCCTACCTCACCCTCGCCGCGCAGCGCTGGCTCGCCGGCCGGCCCGCCGGCGCCCGCACCGTGGGCGTCGAGCTGCGCGCCGACCTCGTGCAGCGCTCCACCGAGCGCGCCGCCGCTGCGGGCGTCGACGGGCTCACCTTCACCGCCGGCACCATCGCCGACGCCGACCCGACGCCCCTGCTGGGCGGTCCTCCCGACGTCGTGCTGGCCCTGCACGCCTGCGACACCGCCACCGACGACGCCCTCGCCCGCGCCGTCGCCTGGGGGTCCCCGGTGGTGCTCGCCGCGCCCTGCTGCCACCGCGACGTGCAGCGCCAGCTGGTGGCGGCCGGCGCGGGCACGGCGTCCTCGTCCCTGCCCGCGGCGCAGGACGCGCTGGTGTCCTCCCCGATCCTGCGGGAGCGCTTCGCCGACGTGCTCACCGACTCGCTGCGCGCCGCCGCGCTGCGCGCGCACGGGTACCGCACCGACGTGGTGGAGTTCGTCGACAGCAGGCACACCCCGCGCAACGCCCTGCTGCGCGCGGTGCGCCCCGCCCGGCCCGAGCCGCCCGCGGCGCGCGAGGCCGCCCAGCGCGAGCTGGAGGAGCTGGCGGCGTCCTGGAGCGTGCGCCCCGTCATCGCCGACCGCCTGGCCCCCTGA
- a CDS encoding MFS transporter codes for MTVLTSTGRALAPTFRSLTVRNYRIWAGGAIVSNVGTWMQRVAQDWLVLTQLTNNSAVAVGITTALQFGPQLVLGPLTGAVADRFPQRAVLAVTQALMGTWALLLGLLVVLGDPQLWQVYVLAGLLGVTSAFDAPVRQTFVTSLVPPAMLANAVGLNSASFNGARLIGPAVAGLLIAAVGTGWVFLINAATFAATFGSLMLMRRSELVPAPRRKRGRGATREGLAYVRSRPDIVLILLVVGLVGSFGMNFQMTTALMARVEFGLGASSYGLLGSIMAIGSLTGALLAARREKPRLRLVVGAATAFGVFAIIASVMPGYWTFAVALIPVGLSALTLMTAANATVQMTTPPELRGRVMALYMAVFAGTTPLGAPLVGWVGEVAGPRWSIAVGGIAALVAAAVVVLVVSRRQELHVSYRLHERPHLLVEVGSAQEPVPAGLREAA; via the coding sequence ATGACAGTCCTCACCAGCACCGGCCGGGCCCTCGCGCCGACGTTCCGCTCGCTGACCGTCCGCAACTACCGGATCTGGGCCGGTGGCGCCATCGTGTCGAACGTCGGCACGTGGATGCAGCGCGTCGCCCAGGACTGGCTGGTGCTCACGCAGCTGACGAACAACAGCGCCGTGGCCGTCGGCATCACCACGGCGCTGCAGTTCGGCCCGCAGCTCGTGCTGGGCCCGCTGACCGGCGCCGTGGCCGACAGGTTCCCCCAGCGCGCGGTGCTCGCGGTGACGCAGGCGCTCATGGGTACCTGGGCGCTGCTGCTGGGCCTGCTCGTGGTGCTCGGCGACCCCCAGCTGTGGCAGGTGTACGTGCTCGCCGGCCTGCTGGGCGTCACCAGCGCCTTCGACGCCCCGGTGCGCCAGACGTTCGTCACCTCGCTGGTCCCTCCGGCCATGCTGGCCAACGCCGTGGGCCTCAACAGCGCCTCCTTCAACGGGGCCCGGCTCATCGGCCCCGCCGTCGCCGGCCTGCTCATCGCCGCGGTGGGCACCGGGTGGGTCTTCCTCATCAACGCCGCCACCTTCGCCGCCACGTTCGGCTCGCTCATGCTCATGCGCCGCAGCGAGCTCGTACCCGCTCCCCGCCGCAAGCGGGGGCGCGGGGCCACCCGCGAGGGCCTGGCCTACGTGCGCAGCCGGCCGGACATCGTGCTCATCCTGCTGGTGGTGGGCCTGGTCGGTTCGTTCGGCATGAACTTCCAGATGACCACCGCGCTCATGGCCCGGGTCGAGTTCGGGCTGGGGGCGAGCAGCTACGGCCTCCTCGGCTCGATCATGGCGATCGGGTCGCTCACCGGCGCGCTGCTGGCCGCCCGCCGCGAGAAGCCGCGGCTGCGCCTGGTGGTGGGCGCGGCGACCGCGTTCGGCGTCTTCGCCATCATCGCCTCCGTGATGCCCGGCTACTGGACCTTCGCCGTCGCCCTGATCCCCGTGGGCCTGTCGGCGCTGACCCTCATGACCGCCGCCAACGCCACCGTCCAGATGACCACCCCGCCGGAGCTGCGCGGCCGCGTCATGGCCCTCTACATGGCCGTCTTCGCCGGCACCACGCCCCTGGGGGCGCCCCTGGTCGGGTGGGTCGGCGAGGTGGCCGGGCCGCGCTGGTCCATCGCCGTCGGCGGGATCGCCGCGCTGGTGGCCGCCGCCGTCGTCGTCCTGGTCGTCTCCCGCCGCCAGGAGCTGCACGTGAGCTACCGGCTGCACGAGCGGCCCCACCTGCTGGTCGAGGTCGGCTCGGCGCAGGAGCCGGTGCCCGCGGGTCTGCGCGAGGCCGCCTGA
- a CDS encoding MarR family transcriptional regulator, with translation MTPAAAPEQRVAPTRCRPAPLAAELRVGAMRLARRLRRERSSTDITDAQYSVLAGLDRRGPQSLRALADHENVQPPSMTRTVTALEEAGLARRTPHPDDGRQLLVVLTEAGTRHVHETRRQRDAWLAEQLAALSADDRAVLARAAALLQEIATR, from the coding sequence GTGACCCCGGCAGCCGCTCCCGAGCAGCGGGTGGCCCCCACCCGGTGCCGGCCCGCCCCGCTGGCCGCCGAGCTGCGCGTGGGCGCCATGCGCCTGGCCCGCCGCCTGCGCCGCGAGCGCAGCAGCACCGACATCACCGACGCCCAGTACTCGGTGCTCGCCGGGCTGGACCGCCGCGGCCCGCAGTCGCTGCGGGCCCTGGCCGACCACGAGAACGTGCAGCCGCCGTCCATGACGCGCACGGTCACCGCGCTGGAGGAGGCGGGCCTGGCCCGCCGCACCCCGCACCCCGACGACGGGCGCCAGCTGCTCGTCGTCCTCACCGAGGCGGGCACCCGCCACGTCCACGAGACGCGCCGCCAGCGCGACGCCTGGCTCGCTGAGCAGCTCGCCGCCCTGAGCGCCGACGACCGCGCCGTCCTCGCCCGCGCCGCCGCACTCCTGCAGGAGATCGCCACCCGATGA
- a CDS encoding Lsr2 dimerization domain-containing protein — MSGRSSWCFSSDHGGCRFAACACACHTGAVARVEAVAPRPVLAGPQGELSFADSIDGSTDDVATVAFSLRGQRYEVDLSREHREQLRAALAPFVAAARPARE; from the coding sequence GTGAGCGGCAGGTCCAGCTGGTGCTTCTCCAGCGATCACGGAGGGTGCCGGTTCGCCGCGTGCGCGTGCGCCTGCCACACCGGTGCGGTGGCGCGGGTGGAGGCGGTGGCGCCCCGGCCGGTGCTGGCGGGGCCCCAGGGCGAGCTCTCCTTCGCGGACAGCATCGACGGCTCCACCGACGACGTGGCGACCGTCGCCTTCTCCCTGCGGGGGCAGCGGTACGAGGTCGACCTGTCGCGAGAGCACCGGGAGCAGCTGCGGGCCGCCCTGGCGCCGTTCGTGGCGGCCGCCAGGCCCGCCCGGGAGTAG
- a CDS encoding DUF2530 domain-containing protein, with product MRFYLRREERRPAPSAPPADDRRPFGVITAGWLVLLVVAVLAHGWLSSTGRTWWLWTCAAGAALGVAALAREGRRRQRR from the coding sequence GTGCGGTTCTACCTCAGGCGGGAGGAGCGACGGCCCGCGCCCTCCGCCCCTCCCGCGGACGACCGCCGCCCCTTCGGCGTCATCACCGCCGGCTGGCTCGTGCTCCTCGTGGTCGCGGTCCTCGCGCACGGCTGGCTGAGCAGCACCGGCCGCACCTGGTGGCTGTGGACGTGCGCGGCCGGTGCGGCGCTCGGCGTCGCGGCCCTGGCGCGGGAGGGCCGCCGGCGGCAGCGCCGCTGA
- a CDS encoding CapA family protein, protein MTRRPRPVALALAGALAGVLAVSGCSPTGADPDPAPTSAGAATTGADGVVHTPGTAVLAFAGDVHFEGSSSSTTDLGSAFDVLAQADLAVVNLETAVTRGGTRADKQFTFRAPPRAVAALEAAGVDAVSVANNHGMDYGTTGLQDTLEAGRAAGLPVLGAGDDVDEAFRPLRLEPQGVPVSVIAATDVLDSSLQTAWTATSTRPGLASTKDSDRLLRDVRSEAQAGRVVVVVLHWGTERVQCPTARQRSLAADLAEAGAAVVVGSHAHVLQPTAQVGSAFVAYGLGNFHFYAQPGNTLGTQTGVLTVQVGRDGVQGSQWHPATIRSGKPQLLTGAAQTGGARGADELAQLGRDCAAGTLPSAPQQGAGGQDGDDGGDDGGASPSVTASPTGTPSATASATASRSAEPSPAVSPSAPTGSPTPAPSASATG, encoded by the coding sequence GTGACCCGCCGACCGCGCCCGGTGGCGCTCGCCCTGGCCGGCGCCCTGGCCGGGGTCCTCGCGGTGTCGGGGTGCAGCCCGACCGGGGCCGACCCGGACCCGGCGCCGACGTCGGCCGGCGCCGCGACCACGGGCGCGGACGGCGTGGTGCACACCCCCGGGACGGCGGTGCTGGCCTTCGCCGGGGACGTGCACTTCGAGGGCTCGTCGTCGTCCACCACCGACCTCGGCAGCGCCTTCGACGTGCTCGCGCAGGCGGACCTGGCGGTGGTGAACCTCGAGACCGCCGTCACCCGGGGCGGGACGCGGGCGGACAAGCAGTTCACCTTCCGGGCCCCGCCGCGGGCGGTGGCCGCGCTGGAGGCCGCCGGGGTGGACGCCGTCAGCGTGGCCAACAACCACGGCATGGACTACGGCACCACCGGCCTGCAGGACACCCTCGAGGCCGGTCGCGCCGCCGGCCTGCCGGTGCTGGGCGCCGGCGACGACGTCGACGAGGCGTTCCGGCCGCTGCGCCTGGAGCCGCAGGGCGTGCCCGTCTCCGTCATCGCCGCCACCGACGTGCTCGACTCCTCGCTGCAGACCGCCTGGACGGCGACGTCGACCAGACCCGGCCTGGCCTCCACCAAGGACAGCGACCGGCTCCTCCGGGACGTCAGGAGCGAGGCGCAGGCGGGACGCGTGGTCGTCGTCGTCCTCCACTGGGGGACCGAGCGGGTGCAGTGCCCCACCGCGCGGCAGCGGTCCCTGGCCGCCGACCTCGCCGAGGCGGGCGCGGCGGTGGTGGTGGGCAGCCACGCCCACGTGCTGCAGCCCACGGCGCAGGTCGGCTCGGCGTTCGTGGCGTACGGGCTCGGCAACTTCCACTTCTACGCCCAGCCCGGCAACACCCTGGGCACCCAGACCGGCGTGCTGACCGTGCAGGTGGGCCGGGACGGCGTGCAGGGCAGCCAGTGGCACCCGGCCACCATCAGGTCCGGGAAGCCGCAGCTGCTCACCGGCGCGGCCCAGACCGGCGGCGCCCGCGGTGCCGACGAGCTGGCGCAGCTGGGCCGCGACTGCGCCGCGGGCACCCTCCCGTCCGCGCCGCAGCAGGGCGCCGGTGGCCAGGACGGGGACGACGGCGGGGACGACGGCGGCGCCTCGCCCTCGGTCACCGCGTCCCCGACGGGCACCCCGTCGGCGACGGCGTCCGCGACGGCGTCGCGCTCGGCGGAGCCGTCCCCCGCGGTCAGCCCGTCGGCGCCGACCGGGTCGCCGACGCCCGCGCCGTCGGCCTCGGCCACGGGCTGA